Proteins encoded by one window of Branchiostoma floridae strain S238N-H82 chromosome 6, Bfl_VNyyK, whole genome shotgun sequence:
- the LOC118418702 gene encoding methyltransferase-like protein 9 isoform X2: MACCACAQEREEPPPITPGKRWYTCDVSLLSETLQPKYLPLHFDTETEEFLQGSREKSDWVFTQIFHSVVSTLLSMFVSVTSINGWLGRGSMFVFSQQHFYKLMRIAPGWQAERLLDLGAGDGNVTRIMSGHFQEVFVTEQSPPMRERLQERGYRLLDIEEWPTPQSGLTYDLISCLNLLDRCDKPRSVLEDIRRSLSPDGHLILAVVLPFSPCVESGSKLVDPSEVLPVEGKGWELQANSFVEQVLTPSGFEVETFSRLPYLCEGDLYHPYYILHDAVFVLRPTEVETQQENRV; encoded by the exons ATGGCCTGCTGTGCTTGTGCTCAGGAGCGAGAGGAACCGCCACCGATTACTCCCGGGAAAAGG TGGTATACCTGTGATGTGAGCCTTCTCAGTGAGACCCTCCAGCCCAAGTACCTCCCGCTGCACTTCGACACAGAGACAGAGGAATTCCTGCAGGGCAGTCGTGAGAAGTCAGACTGGGTCTTCACCCAGATCTTCCACTCTGTGGTCTCCACCCTGCTCAGCATGTTTGTGTCTGTCACTTCCATCAATGG CTGGCTGGGGCGGGGTTCCATGTTCGTCTTCTCACAACAACATTTCTACAAACTCATGAGGATCGCACCTGGCTGGCAG GCCGAGCGGCTTCTGGACCTGGGTGCGGGGGACGGTAATGTCACGAGGATCATGTCAGGCCACTTCCAGGAGGTTTTTGTTACGGAGCAGTCTCCCCCCATGCGAGAAAGGTTACAGGAGAGGGGGTACAG GTTACTCGACATAGAGGAGTGGCCGACACCGCAGTCCGGTTTAACCTACGACCTCATCAGTTGTCTGAACCTGCTGGACAGGTGCGACAAACCGCGTTCGGTCCTGGAGGACATCCGACGCTCACTCTCGCCAGACGGACACCTGATCCTCGCTGTGGTGCTGCCGTTCAGTCCGTGTGTGGAGTCAG GATCTAAGCTGGTGGACCCGTCGGAAGTGCTGCCTGTGGAGGGGAAGGGCTGGGAGCTGCAGGCCAACAGTTTTGTGGAGCAGGTGCTCACGCCCAGCGGCTTCGAGGTGGAGACCTTCTCGCGCCTGCCGTACCTCTGCGAGGGAGACTTGTACCACCCGTACTACATCCTGCACGATGCTGTGTTCGTGCTCAGACCTACAGAAGTAGAAActcaacaagaaaacagagtctga
- the LOC118418702 gene encoding methyltransferase-like protein 9 isoform X1, translating into MWSSSHIRNPLARSLYMQAVRQAEIEEELRDTRYEEWYTCDVSLLSETLQPKYLPLHFDTETEEFLQGSREKSDWVFTQIFHSVVSTLLSMFVSVTSINGWLGRGSMFVFSQQHFYKLMRIAPGWQAERLLDLGAGDGNVTRIMSGHFQEVFVTEQSPPMRERLQERGYRLLDIEEWPTPQSGLTYDLISCLNLLDRCDKPRSVLEDIRRSLSPDGHLILAVVLPFSPCVESGSKLVDPSEVLPVEGKGWELQANSFVEQVLTPSGFEVETFSRLPYLCEGDLYHPYYILHDAVFVLRPTEVETQQENRV; encoded by the exons ATGTGGTCCAGTAGCCACATCCGCAACCCGCTGGCGCGCTCCCTGTACATGCAGGCCGTCAGGCAGGCCGAGATAGAGGAGGAGCTGAGGGACACGCGTTACGAGGAG TGGTATACCTGTGATGTGAGCCTTCTCAGTGAGACCCTCCAGCCCAAGTACCTCCCGCTGCACTTCGACACAGAGACAGAGGAATTCCTGCAGGGCAGTCGTGAGAAGTCAGACTGGGTCTTCACCCAGATCTTCCACTCTGTGGTCTCCACCCTGCTCAGCATGTTTGTGTCTGTCACTTCCATCAATGG CTGGCTGGGGCGGGGTTCCATGTTCGTCTTCTCACAACAACATTTCTACAAACTCATGAGGATCGCACCTGGCTGGCAG GCCGAGCGGCTTCTGGACCTGGGTGCGGGGGACGGTAATGTCACGAGGATCATGTCAGGCCACTTCCAGGAGGTTTTTGTTACGGAGCAGTCTCCCCCCATGCGAGAAAGGTTACAGGAGAGGGGGTACAG GTTACTCGACATAGAGGAGTGGCCGACACCGCAGTCCGGTTTAACCTACGACCTCATCAGTTGTCTGAACCTGCTGGACAGGTGCGACAAACCGCGTTCGGTCCTGGAGGACATCCGACGCTCACTCTCGCCAGACGGACACCTGATCCTCGCTGTGGTGCTGCCGTTCAGTCCGTGTGTGGAGTCAG GATCTAAGCTGGTGGACCCGTCGGAAGTGCTGCCTGTGGAGGGGAAGGGCTGGGAGCTGCAGGCCAACAGTTTTGTGGAGCAGGTGCTCACGCCCAGCGGCTTCGAGGTGGAGACCTTCTCGCGCCTGCCGTACCTCTGCGAGGGAGACTTGTACCACCCGTACTACATCCTGCACGATGCTGTGTTCGTGCTCAGACCTACAGAAGTAGAAActcaacaagaaaacagagtctga